The Sulfolobales archaeon genome contains the following window.
TGCTGAGAGCCTTAGCCCTGATCCTAGTGATAGCCTCTATCACCCCCCAAAACATATACATCATACAGGGGCAGCAAGGGGGCACCCCCACAGGAGATCGAATGGACTTCTATAGCCTCTACAGAACATCCTACACAAACCTCTCAATCATAGCCTCGATATCGGCCTCAGCCCCAGGATCTAATGTAATCGGTGTTGCAGGCAAAAACCCCGGAGGGGGCTATGCGTTTGAGGCAATCCACATAGACAGATCCTCAGGGAGTGTTGAGAGGCATATATACATGCTCACTGGCGCTCCAACCGCTATCGCCTCTGATGGGGATTTTGGAAGATATATAGCTGTTGGGGATGAGAGGGGCGAGGTGCTTATCTACAGCATATCCGATAAAAAGGTTTTCTATATACAGGCTTCTAGATATCCGATTAAAAAGGTAGCTATAGGTGTTGGGGGAGGTGGCGATCCCTATCTAGCTGTGCTGGATATTGGTGGATATCTATATATGTACAGGGCTACCAGGGGTGGTTGGGCTGAGATAGGGCCTGAGAGGAGCACTGCTATCTATAACTACTCCGAGGGCTATGTGATAGACATATCCCCCGCTGAATCCACTGTTGGAGGCTCTATGAGGGTTGATCCATCGCTGATCCTAGCAATATATAGACCCCCCTCAATAATAGCTATATTCAATGTAAGCAACGAGACAGGATCCCCCATAGACGGTGCTGTGATCTCAGCAAACCTATCCCAGCCAGCGGTTGGGAGACCCCTATTATTACAGGCTGTAGCAGCAAATGGATCTGCTTCTCTAGAGCTACCTATATTGGATCCCTATAACACAACTTATCTCGTGAGGATAACACATCCAAGCTATCTCAGCGAGGAGCTGAGTATAGGGTTTAGATATGTTGGCTGGAACATCACCTCATATATAAAGTATAGAGGGGTATTCACAACCATCTCGATCGATGCTAGATATACCAGACAGATCCTTATACCCCCTATCACAATGGTTAGAGGTGCTGGGGAGCTAGTACCCATAGCACCTAGCCTTAATGTTACGCTTGCCTCTATAGTCGATCTCAGGGGTGCTCCAGAGGAGATAAGGGTTGGCAAGCCTGTACCCATCTTCCTATATCCAGTCGAGGTCAAGCTTGTGAGACCCAACACTGTGAATACCCCCTGGAGCTATCTAGGGGTTGTGGTTGGATGCTGCATACAGGGATCTCCTGCACTGGCATTCATATACTATAGAGAGGATCTTGGTGTGATATCCTTTGGAGGTGATGAGTATAGATGGTATGTTCTGCCTAGAATCCCCATTGATAGGGCTTGGATAGGCTATGACGATAACGGCTTAGGTGTATCTGTTATGCTTCCCAGTGGGAGGGTATATTACTTCTTATATGATGGGGTGAGGGGTTATCACATAGCCTTCTGGGGTGCTGATATCCCCCGTAAGATCCTCGCTGCATCCTATAGAAATGGTGTTCTAGGCGCGGTTAACGATAGGGGTGATCTACATATCTATAGATTATCCCCCACAGGGTCTATGCCCTGCACAAGGGGGGGCGACTACTTAGGTGTTCCAATAGGGGTTGGTGTTGGTGTGTATATATCTTCAAACGGTGTTGGATATATAGCTACATCGGATAGAGCCTATATAGCCTGGGGGCTTGCCGGCATTGCTAGGGATAGATGTCCTCTGGATATGACTATACTTCGAGCCTTTATCACAATAGCAGATCTTGTCTCTAGCTATGCCCTCTCAATCCCGGAGGGCAGGGTTGAGATCTATGAGGGGGGTGAGATTATTGCAGCCGCCCCCATATCAAATGGATCTTCAATCCTATATCTACCCCCGGGCGAGTACGAAGCTTTTGTGAGGAGTGGGGTGGCAGAGTATAGATCTAGGATCTCTGTTCCCCACAGCAACGTGGAGATTGTAGGGCCAACCCTATATAGGGTGAATCTCTCCACATACTTCTACAACCCTGAGAGCCCCTACACAGCCTCTATCCAGAGGGCTCCTCCAGGTCTAGTCCTTGTCATAGATAATAAGACCTCGCTGGTGCTGGGCGATGCACCCCAAGAGCTTCTCCTAAGCAGGGGGGCTCACATGGCTATGCTTGTGTGGAGAGGTATTGTGCTTGCCAGGGGTGTCTTCAACGTTTCAGCTCCAGGCCCCTTGGATCTTATATTAACTGTAGAGATCGCCACGCTTAGGGTTAACCTCTCGATATTCGGACAGGCTGGGGAGAATGCTCCTCCGGGGCAGGTGGTGATCAGGCTATTTGGTGAGGGGCCCCTCTTAACAGGGGATCTAGGTTCTATAAGGCCTGGCGAGGCTGTCAAGCTCCCCCTAGGTGTCTACAGGGTTGTTGTTGAATCGCCTTTCTTCTATAGCTCGGAGACCCGTGTGGGGTTGAG
Protein-coding sequences here:
- a CDS encoding carboxypeptidase-like regulatory domain-containing protein, whose amino-acid sequence is MVGRDLMLRALALILVIASITPQNIYIIQGQQGGTPTGDRMDFYSLYRTSYTNLSIIASISASAPGSNVIGVAGKNPGGGYAFEAIHIDRSSGSVERHIYMLTGAPTAIASDGDFGRYIAVGDERGEVLIYSISDKKVFYIQASRYPIKKVAIGVGGGGDPYLAVLDIGGYLYMYRATRGGWAEIGPERSTAIYNYSEGYVIDISPAESTVGGSMRVDPSLILAIYRPPSIIAIFNVSNETGSPIDGAVISANLSQPAVGRPLLLQAVAANGSASLELPILDPYNTTYLVRITHPSYLSEELSIGFRYVGWNITSYIKYRGVFTTISIDARYTRQILIPPITMVRGAGELVPIAPSLNVTLASIVDLRGAPEEIRVGKPVPIFLYPVEVKLVRPNTVNTPWSYLGVVVGCCIQGSPALAFIYYREDLGVISFGGDEYRWYVLPRIPIDRAWIGYDDNGLGVSVMLPSGRVYYFLYDGVRGYHIAFWGADIPRKILAASYRNGVLGAVNDRGDLHIYRLSPTGSMPCTRGGDYLGVPIGVGVGVYISSNGVGYIATSDRAYIAWGLAGIARDRCPLDMTILRAFITIADLVSSYALSIPEGRVEIYEGGEIIAAAPISNGSSILYLPPGEYEAFVRSGVAEYRSRISVPHSNVEIVGPTLYRVNLSTYFYNPESPYTASIQRAPPGLVLVIDNKTSLVLGDAPQELLLSRGAHMAMLVWRGIVLARGVFNVSAPGPLDLILTVEIATLRVNLSIFGQAGENAPPGQVVIRLFGEGPLLTGDLGSIRPGEAVKLPLGVYRVVVESPFFYSSETRVGLREPGESIGLMISLRPREIPVRLVVLDDFGSPVQGATVSIYRAIPGTPVFRGVTSDDGSLVVPSISFGDYVVSIEPSNISMYTPFTGSLRVDRQEITLRVNRTLQHVSIAISDPISGRPIAPLRVSIYIGDKIEYSGEINSSSYIVNTSIPFGDARIVVEPTQQSSQIYSRVEISRRIDIGGGRIEIALARRIMDYSVRVINDLGQPVQGATIAIKSIENPSIEVTGITDNNGLSPFRIPYSSYIVEVSAQGYNKLEATLPLDRSSITLQLQPTIFNLLQRYTFIYIAIGIIAAVAVISRYLRRYIERKMEEEA